DNA from Ancylothrix sp. D3o:
GACATTCAAGAAGTTTTAAACTGGACTGATGAAAAGGTGTTTGCTAAAACCGGAAAACATCTTGACTCAATACAAAAAGCTATATTAGAAGGAATTTGGCAGCATCAACAATATGGAGAGATAGCAGAAAATAATAACTTTAGTTATGATTATCTAAAAAAAGAAGCTTGGAAATTATGGAAGCTTCTCTCCAATGTCCTTGGAGAAGATAATATTAAAAAATCTAATGTCCGCTCTATTTTAGAAAAAAAAGCATTATCTAGGATTTACAACAATAATGGTTCACAGATTGTTGGTTACATAAATAGCCATATCAATATTTGTGGAGAAAACCGGCCCTATCCAGAAGAAACAAAACCCCCCTCACCCTCACCCCCAAACACACCCCAAAACGAAAATAAATCCCCAATCATCGACTTAAAACAAGCAC
Protein-coding regions in this window:
- a CDS encoding NB-ARC domain-containing protein, with amino-acid sequence MDIQEVLNWTDEKVFAKTGKHLDSIQKAILEGIWQHQQYGEIAENNNFSYDYLKKEAWKLWKLLSNVLGEDNIKKSNVRSILEKKALSRIYNNNGSQIVGYINSHINICGENRPYPEETKPPSPSPPNTPQNENKSPIIDLKQAPALTEYYHRTPEETTLKNWILNTTTRLITIYGLNGIGKSTLTLQLIQQINNEFDYIIWQTLNEKPTLTTLQTHLKQTFSHTQKNPLTHNPRLFPHLSLFTHP